The Ignicoccus islandicus DSM 13165 sequence TTTCGCCAAACTTTCGTAATATTGCCATGAGGTTACCGGAAGGAACTGAAAATCATTGAAAACAGATATTACATACCTAATCGTAGGGAAAGTAAACACTATCTTCGTTATTCCTCCTATATTTAATATTTGTGGAGGCGATGACGGATTGACGCTAGTAAGGATTAGCTTGGCCTTGTTGCAGTTAGCTAAATAGTATTCTGCTAGGTCTCCTAATTCCGAAGAACTTTTTGCTGATAACTTAAAATACGCATTCTCACCACTGCTGAGAAGAATTATATGTAACCTCTCATTGAAATTCTCTGAACCTCCTTCTACTTGGTATACACTGTATCCATTAAAGAAGGTGCTCTCAGATGTCATAGTCATCGAATACTTGATGGAATAGAGTACATGACCATTCGGTAAGAGAACAGGTTCGTTAAACGTCACGTTTTTGGAGATAATTCGAGATACTCCGATAAAGGGAAATATGGATTTGGTTACGCATCTAGCTATAGAAATCAATGGCGTTTGCTCGATTAAACATCTAGTTAGGTTGCGTTCAATCGCTTCTTCCACCTTCTCTTGAAGGGATTTAGACACAGTTTCAACGCTTACTTTCAAATTATTGAATTTTAAGTCTCTTATACTTAGATTGCCGTCAATTGATACGTGCATGTATGATGGTTTTAAATAAGTTAACGCTGAGGGATTCGAATAATCTATTGTCAGATTAATTTGCATTGAATTGACTACAATTAACACCATCAAGAGTGCTATTGTAACCCTCATTGAAGTTATTCCCAAAATGGGGATGTATAGATAAGTTAGTAAACTATTTGCCTACCATACTAAATTGGGATAAAGAAAATGGTAGGCGAAAGCATTTCTCTTAAAGAGGGCGATCTAATTGAGATAGACTTAAGTCACGTACCCTTACGTCCATCTTCCAAGAAAGAGATCATGGAACTAGAAACAGCTCTAATTATTGGAACAATATACAGACCAGAAGTGTTACAGCTTATCCTCGATCCAGTAGAGAAGGCTACTTGGGTAGACAGTTTAGCTGTCGCAGCAGGAGCTCTAGCAAGAGAGAAAGCAGGCTACCCTATCTCCAAAATCGCAGAGGAGCTTGGTAGAAGCGAATCCACTGTAAGGAATCATCTCAAAGGCAAAACAAAGGCAGGAAAACTCGTGCGTGAAACATACGAACTTCTTGCCAGAGGTGAACTGAAGTTAGTAATTCCAATTAAGGGCGTCCTAGTAACTCAAGATAAAATTAAGGAACTCGAAGAACGCGTCAAAGAACTAGAGAAAGAAAACGCTGAGCTTAAGGAAAAACTTCAGCAAACAGAGACCCAAGAGAAGGTGGAGGAACTAATGAAGAGAATAGAATCTCTTCAAAAAGAACTAGAAGAGAAAGAGAGAATCTTGTCAGAAATAAGGAAACTTGTATGTACTACCATCCATTCTTAAGCGATTCCCTTAAACTAATCCAAAGTTTCTTACCCCCCGCCGTTCTCTTAGGAGGTACTAGTATCTCTTCAGCAGCTCTTTCTGGATGAGGCATTAGTCCGACGACATTAGGGTGCTTCTCAGAATATAATCCGGCAACGTTCCAAAGGCTACCATTTGGGTTTTCAATGTACCTAAACGCTACAGACAACGGTTCAGTAACTGAAAAGAATCTACCTTCTGCATGTGCGATTGGTAAATCAATCACCTCGTTTTCTTCATATTCTCTTGTCCAAGGCGTCTTAACTGACTCTACCTTAACTTTTACCCACTTACAAATAAACCTATTATTGATATTGTGTAATAATGCGACATCACCAAATATTCCTCTCTCAACTAACATTTGGAAACCGTTACAGATACCCAATACAGGTTTCCCTTGCTCTATTGCTATAGAAACCTCTTCCATAGCGTTTGAACGCGCAGCAATCGCGCCGGCTCTTAGTCGGTCTGCGTAACTAAAGCCCCCCGCTAGTACTATTGCGTCGTAATCCTTTTCCTTGAAGTCTTTATGCCAGACTATTTCAGCCGTCATTCCATAAAGTCTAACTACGTGTGCAACGTCTTCGTCTCCATTAGTACCCGGAAATTTGAGTACTGCTACTTTTATATAACCTCACCTCCATCTCATGAATCACTGGATTAAAGATTCTTAACTCCTTACATAATCTAGTTACTTTCTCAATGGCAGATTCTTCGCTGTCAGCAACGACATTAAATAAGAACCACTTCCCAGTTCTCAAGGAAGTTACGTCTTTTCCCAGATTGGAACGAC is a genomic window containing:
- a CDS encoding helix-turn-helix domain-containing protein, whose translation is MVGESISLKEGDLIEIDLSHVPLRPSSKKEIMELETALIIGTIYRPEVLQLILDPVEKATWVDSLAVAAGALAREKAGYPISKIAEELGRSESTVRNHLKGKTKAGKLVRETYELLARGELKLVIPIKGVLVTQDKIKELEERVKELEKENAELKEKLQQTETQEKVEELMKRIESLQKELEEKERILSEIRKLVCTTIHS
- the purQ gene encoding phosphoribosylformylglycinamidine synthase I, translating into MKVAVLKFPGTNGDEDVAHVVRLYGMTAEIVWHKDFKEKDYDAIVLAGGFSYADRLRAGAIAARSNAMEEVSIAIEQGKPVLGICNGFQMLVERGIFGDVALLHNINNRFICKWVKVKVESVKTPWTREYEENEVIDLPIAHAEGRFFSVTEPLSVAFRYIENPNGSLWNVAGLYSEKHPNVVGLMPHPERAAEEILVPPKRTAGGKKLWISLRESLKNGW
- a CDS encoding phosphoribosylformylglycinamidine synthase subunit PurS, producing MEYQVEVIIRNKKVARDPEAETIFNELVSRSNLGKDVTSLRTGKWFLFNVVADSEESAIEKVTRLCKELRIFNPVIHEMEVRLYKSSSTQISGY